In one window of Leptospira sp. WS92.C1 DNA:
- a CDS encoding YiiX family permuted papain-like enzyme produces MFKLKLVILCVFWITQCSLSGSDTDTSKFLDGDIIFQETKSEQGKAIQIATKSRYTHVGVLFRIKGKFKVIEAVEPVRITNFETFIKRGKNKHFVVKRIKNRDNLLNPKKISEMRQYGFSLIGRHYDPYFEWKDDRIYCTELVWKMYQKILSIELSPLTKLKDFDLDDPLVQTLMKKRYGNKIPLNENVISPSDLFDSDQLTTILEKN; encoded by the coding sequence ATTTTCAAACTGAAACTTGTGATCCTCTGCGTTTTCTGGATCACTCAATGTTCTCTTTCCGGTTCGGATACGGACACATCCAAATTCCTAGATGGGGACATCATCTTTCAAGAAACAAAAAGCGAACAAGGCAAGGCGATACAAATTGCCACAAAATCCCGTTATACCCACGTGGGTGTTCTATTTAGAATCAAAGGAAAATTCAAAGTAATCGAAGCTGTCGAACCCGTAAGAATCACAAATTTTGAAACTTTTATAAAACGGGGAAAAAACAAACACTTCGTGGTAAAACGAATCAAGAACAGGGATAATCTATTGAATCCGAAAAAAATATCGGAGATGAGACAATACGGATTTTCTTTGATCGGACGTCACTACGATCCTTATTTCGAATGGAAAGACGATCGAATTTATTGCACGGAACTTGTCTGGAAGATGTATCAAAAAATTCTCTCTATCGAATTGAGCCCTTTGACAAAACTGAAAGACTTCGACCTCGACGATCCTCTCGTCCAAACTCTGATGAAAAAAAGATATGGAAATAAAATTCCGTTGAATGAGAATGTGATCTCTCCTTCGGACCTGTTTGATTCCGATCAACTGACGACTATCCTGGAAAAAAACTGA
- a CDS encoding RidA family protein → MNIQTKIESLGYKLPPTPQAIAAYIPANQSGNLVFTSGQLPLKDGQLMLTGKLGDGLSVNDVKEATIQASLNAIAAASAICGGPDKIVKIVKIGVFVACNPNFTEHHLVANHGSSFLLSVFGEAGRHARFAVGTPSLPLGAPVEIEAIFQVADVS, encoded by the coding sequence ATGAACATCCAAACTAAAATCGAATCCCTGGGATACAAACTCCCGCCGACGCCTCAAGCAATCGCCGCTTACATTCCCGCAAACCAAAGCGGGAATTTGGTTTTTACATCCGGTCAACTCCCCCTCAAAGACGGACAACTGATGCTTACCGGAAAATTGGGAGACGGCTTGTCCGTAAACGACGTAAAGGAGGCGACGATCCAGGCGAGCTTAAATGCGATCGCGGCCGCTTCCGCGATCTGCGGCGGACCGGACAAAATCGTAAAGATCGTTAAAATCGGAGTTTTTGTCGCCTGCAATCCGAACTTTACGGAACATCATCTTGTCGCGAATCACGGAAGTAGTTTTCTTCTTTCAGTTTTCGGAGAGGCGGGACGTCATGCGCGCTTTGCCGTAGGAACCCCTTCTCTTCCGCTCGGAGCTCCGGTGGAAATCGAAGCTATTTTTCAGGTAGCAGATGTTTCGTAA
- a CDS encoding helix-turn-helix domain-containing protein, whose translation MKKIEFDLDTPGGRLRFVRFKANEKKILSQEEFGDSIYLSQSALSKMENNESDIMDQTLTLIEFIYGFRKEWIASKIGPEKIDARKELELAKLKLEGIDERNKRIEKLQGSSKTIDIYLNLPKRERTFIDNYVLRILKKREGN comes from the coding sequence ATGAAAAAAATAGAATTTGATCTGGATACGCCAGGCGGACGATTGAGGTTTGTCAGGTTCAAGGCTAATGAAAAAAAGATTCTATCACAGGAAGAATTTGGTGATTCAATCTATTTATCTCAAAGTGCTTTGAGTAAGATGGAAAATAATGAATCCGATATCATGGACCAAACATTGACTTTAATTGAATTCATTTATGGATTTCGAAAAGAATGGATCGCTTCAAAAATTGGACCCGAAAAAATCGATGCAAGGAAAGAATTAGAGTTAGCAAAATTAAAATTGGAAGGAATCGATGAACGTAATAAGCGTATTGAAAAATTACAAGGCTCTAGTAAAACCATAGATATTTATTTGAATCTTCCTAAGCGAGAAAGAACTTTTATAGATAATTATGTTTTGCGCATTCTTAAAAAGAGAGAAGGAAATTAG
- a CDS encoding type ISP restriction/modification enzyme, whose product MPINLYLEKINKLYKTGNAREHSYRGDLQTLISAIEPDVVVTNEPARIECGAPDYIITKRDIPIGYIEAKDIGVDLESKSHKEQFDRYKSSLQNLIITDYLSFHLYVNGEFKTKISIAEIKSGKIVPIQEHFTAFKDLIRDFCIYKGQTIKSSSTLAAMMAKKARMLESIIESALVSDIKKDESSSLRDQIDAFQKILIHDIKPKEFADIYAQTIAYGMFAARFHDKTLDTFSRQEAAELIPKSNPFLRSLFSYIAGPDIDDRIKWIVESLAEIFRFADVASLLKDFGKATQTQDPIIHFYETFLTEYDPVLRKERGVWYTPSPVVNFIVRAVDDILKVEFGIIEGIADSVMTDIDVKHPGEKKAIRKKVHRVQILDPATGTGTFIAELIRQVYQRFQGQEGIWSNYVEKHLLPRLHGFELLMASYAMAHLKIDMLLQDTSFKSTKNQRLKIYLTNSLEEYREDDGTLFSLARWLSEEAQQANDVKRDTPVMVIMGNPPYSGESANKSEWIMNLMDDYKKEPGGKEKLSEKNPKWINDDYVKFIRYGQHFIEKNGSGILAFINPHGFLDNPTFRGMRWNLLKTYDKIYTLDLHGNSKKKETSPDGSVDENVFDIQQGVSINFFIKTGKKKKDELGKVFHFDLYGKREDKYKFLNTKTIKNIKYGELPNIAPDYYFVRKNFEKQKVYEMGFKINELFSQNTVGVVTSKDAVLIKDSVDELIKCVTEFYNIEADRKFVQNISYRPFDEKYIYYDTNILERAREKIMRNFLRGENLGIVVGRQSTEDYWSNVQVSSSIIDNRYHFSYKGISSIFPLYLYADFENPELSKMEKRKPNLKLEIVKKMASKLKLTFTEEKENISNSFAPIDILDYIYAVLHSPTYREVYKEFLKIDFPRVPYPKDRKIFWKLVKLGEELRKIHLLESNVLNSYKTSYPISGMNIIDKIKYENGNIYINETQYFSGVPAVAWQFIIGGYQPAQKWLKDRKDRELNYEDIIHYQKIIVALNETNRIMKVIDGIVFE is encoded by the coding sequence ATGCCTATTAATCTATATTTGGAAAAAATAAATAAATTATATAAAACTGGAAATGCTAGAGAACACTCATATCGCGGCGATTTACAAACTTTAATTAGTGCAATCGAACCAGACGTTGTAGTTACAAATGAACCTGCTCGAATCGAATGTGGGGCACCCGATTATATTATAACAAAACGTGATATTCCAATTGGTTATATAGAAGCGAAAGATATTGGAGTGGACTTAGAAAGTAAATCGCACAAGGAACAATTCGATAGATATAAATCATCGCTTCAAAATTTAATTATTACAGATTATTTATCTTTTCATCTTTATGTAAATGGTGAATTTAAAACAAAGATTAGCATTGCGGAAATAAAGAGCGGAAAAATCGTTCCTATACAAGAACATTTTACAGCTTTCAAAGATCTCATTAGAGATTTTTGTATCTATAAGGGACAAACAATAAAATCATCTTCGACTTTGGCCGCTATGATGGCGAAGAAAGCAAGAATGTTAGAAAGTATTATTGAATCAGCCCTAGTTTCCGATATCAAAAAAGACGAAAGCAGTTCTTTAAGAGATCAAATTGACGCTTTTCAGAAAATTCTCATTCATGATATTAAACCGAAAGAATTTGCTGATATTTACGCCCAAACAATCGCGTACGGAATGTTTGCTGCTAGGTTTCATGATAAGACTTTGGATACTTTTTCTCGTCAGGAGGCAGCAGAATTAATCCCAAAATCAAATCCATTTCTAAGAAGTTTATTTAGTTACATTGCAGGTCCAGACATCGATGACCGAATAAAATGGATTGTCGAATCATTAGCGGAGATTTTTAGATTCGCCGATGTTGCGTCATTATTAAAAGATTTCGGGAAGGCGACGCAGACACAGGACCCTATCATTCATTTCTATGAGACATTTTTAACGGAGTATGACCCTGTGCTTCGCAAAGAAAGGGGAGTTTGGTATACTCCAAGTCCGGTTGTAAATTTTATTGTTCGAGCAGTTGACGACATACTCAAAGTAGAATTCGGAATTATTGAAGGAATAGCTGATAGTGTAATGACAGACATAGATGTGAAACATCCAGGAGAGAAAAAGGCAATTAGGAAAAAAGTCCATCGTGTACAAATTCTAGATCCAGCAACGGGAACTGGAACATTCATCGCAGAACTTATTCGTCAAGTGTATCAAAGGTTTCAAGGCCAGGAAGGTATTTGGAGTAATTATGTAGAAAAACATCTTTTACCGCGATTGCATGGATTTGAATTACTAATGGCATCATATGCAATGGCCCATTTGAAAATAGATATGTTGTTACAAGACACAAGCTTTAAATCAACAAAAAACCAGCGACTAAAAATCTATCTGACCAACTCTTTAGAGGAATACCGAGAAGACGATGGTACTTTGTTTTCATTAGCTCGATGGCTGAGTGAAGAAGCTCAGCAAGCAAATGATGTTAAGCGAGATACGCCTGTCATGGTTATAATGGGGAATCCTCCGTACTCAGGTGAAAGTGCAAACAAAAGCGAATGGATTATGAATTTGATGGATGACTATAAAAAAGAACCTGGTGGTAAGGAAAAGTTAAGTGAAAAAAATCCAAAATGGATAAATGATGATTATGTAAAATTTATTCGTTATGGACAACATTTTATTGAAAAAAATGGAAGCGGTATATTGGCATTTATTAACCCTCACGGTTTTTTAGATAATCCAACTTTTAGAGGAATGCGTTGGAACTTACTAAAAACTTATGATAAAATTTATACCTTAGATCTACATGGAAATAGTAAAAAGAAAGAAACTTCGCCAGACGGAAGTGTAGATGAAAATGTTTTCGATATACAACAAGGCGTTTCTATTAATTTTTTCATAAAGACTGGAAAGAAAAAAAAAGATGAATTAGGTAAGGTATTTCATTTTGATCTATATGGGAAGCGAGAGGATAAATATAAATTTCTAAATACTAAAACTATTAAAAATATAAAATACGGAGAATTACCAAATATTGCGCCAGATTATTATTTCGTAAGAAAAAATTTTGAAAAGCAAAAAGTATATGAGATGGGATTCAAGATAAATGAATTGTTTTCTCAAAATACTGTCGGTGTTGTAACTTCTAAAGATGCTGTCCTAATAAAAGACTCGGTTGATGAGCTAATAAAGTGTGTAACTGAGTTTTATAATATTGAAGCCGATAGAAAGTTTGTTCAAAATATTTCGTATCGACCTTTTGATGAAAAATACATCTATTACGATACGAACATTTTGGAAAGAGCTAGAGAGAAAATAATGAGGAATTTTCTTAGAGGTGAAAATTTAGGTATAGTCGTTGGAAGGCAGAGCACAGAAGACTACTGGTCTAATGTGCAGGTAAGCTCTTCGATAATAGATAATCGGTACCATTTCAGCTATAAAGGCATTTCATCCATATTTCCTCTCTATCTTTACGCAGATTTCGAAAATCCAGAATTATCCAAAATGGAAAAGAGAAAACCAAATTTAAAATTGGAAATTGTAAAGAAAATGGCGAGTAAATTAAAATTAACCTTCACAGAAGAAAAAGAAAATATAAGCAATTCTTTTGCACCAATTGATATTTTGGATTATATCTATGCAGTATTACATTCACCGACATACAGAGAAGTATATAAAGAATTTTTAAAAATAGATTTTCCTAGAGTGCCCTATCCAAAAGATAGAAAAATATTCTGGAAATTGGTAAAATTAGGAGAGGAATTGAGGAAGATTCATTTGTTAGAGTCAAATGTGCTTAATTCTTATAAAACGTCCTATCCCATTTCTGGAATGAATATTATCGATAAAATAAAATATGAAAATGGGAATATCTACATTAATGAAACGCAATACTTTTCTGGCGTTCCAGCAGTGGCATGGCAATTTATTATTGGCGGTTATCAGCCAGCACAAAAATGGTTGAAAGATAGAAAAGATAGGGAGCTGAATTATGAAGATATAATCCATTACCAAAAAATCATCGTTGCTCTCAATGAAACAAATAGGATAATGAAAGTTATTGATGGCATAGTTTTCGAATGA
- a CDS encoding DUF1697 domain-containing protein, with the protein MKTYIAMLRGINVSGQKKILMKDLSALFESLEFTNVKTYIQSGNVLFQSKNKNVNELILSIEKKIVDTFGFEVVVLIRTKEELGTVIRSNPFSKKDSSRIYVSFLNKVKKNPDLTEIERVKIKGEELIVQGKEIYFFSPKGYGTTKLSNNFLEKKLEVSATTRNWKTVVALFALTEEQNQK; encoded by the coding sequence ATGAAGACGTATATAGCGATGTTGCGAGGAATCAACGTAAGCGGTCAGAAAAAGATTCTGATGAAAGATCTTTCCGCACTTTTCGAGTCTCTGGAATTTACAAACGTCAAAACTTATATCCAGAGCGGAAACGTTTTGTTTCAGAGCAAAAATAAGAACGTAAACGAACTGATTCTTTCCATCGAGAAAAAAATCGTGGATACATTCGGATTCGAAGTTGTTGTATTGATCCGAACCAAGGAAGAATTGGGAACCGTGATCCGATCCAATCCGTTTTCAAAAAAAGATTCGAGCAGAATCTACGTTTCTTTTTTAAACAAAGTAAAAAAAAATCCGGATCTCACCGAAATAGAAAGAGTGAAAATCAAAGGAGAAGAATTGATCGTTCAGGGCAAGGAGATTTATTTCTTTTCTCCGAAGGGTTACGGGACCACGAAATTATCGAACAATTTTTTAGAAAAGAAACTCGAAGTTTCTGCCACCACAAGAAATTGGAAAACGGTGGTTGCGTTATTCGCACTGACAGAGGAACAAAATCAAAAATAG
- a CDS encoding RloB family protein produces the protein MALTSRKKRPLKREVLPLRDANLIIIACEGQKTEKQYFNSEIFHSSRLQVIVLETKDGYSAPKHILERLREYKNSHKLEASDQLWLMIDVDRWPNEQISEVCSEALKMKNTSLAVSNPCFEIWLYLHFETLKQTVNSQDIEILLRSKMGGSYNKSNLAIEHFKDSINEAVRRSKELDKNTASARWPENPGTHVYKVVEEIQKIISPN, from the coding sequence ATGGCTTTAACTTCTAGAAAAAAAAGACCTTTAAAGAGAGAAGTTCTACCACTTAGAGATGCGAACTTAATTATAATCGCCTGTGAAGGCCAAAAGACTGAAAAGCAATATTTTAATTCCGAAATATTTCATAGTTCAAGATTACAAGTAATTGTATTAGAGACTAAGGATGGTTATTCGGCACCAAAGCATATTTTAGAAAGGTTACGTGAATATAAAAATTCCCATAAATTGGAAGCGAGCGATCAACTATGGTTAATGATTGATGTTGATCGATGGCCAAATGAGCAAATTTCAGAAGTTTGTAGCGAAGCGCTTAAAATGAAAAATACATCTTTGGCCGTCAGTAATCCCTGCTTTGAAATTTGGTTATATCTCCATTTCGAAACCCTTAAACAAACAGTAAATAGTCAAGATATTGAAATATTGCTTAGATCTAAAATGGGTGGTTCCTATAATAAATCGAATTTAGCAATTGAACACTTTAAAGATTCTATTAATGAAGCGGTAAGGAGATCCAAAGAATTGGATAAAAATACAGCAAGCGCACGTTGGCCGGAAAATCCGGGAACGCATGTTTACAAAGTAGTTGAAGAAATACAGAAAATAATAAGCCCTAATTGA
- a CDS encoding IS481 family transposase yields the protein MATESQRCIQKKIKVLNYAKDLHNVSKACRYFGISRETFYQWKKAFDKYGEEGLINKKPGFRPGTCPWRTSKDIEDKILHLRTTYHFGPQRISWHLERYLAIKITAAAVYYVLKRNRMNKLPENQRKRSIPSSFIRYEKKVPGHHVQIDVKFLFFYNQQGKRFQYTAIDDASRIRALKIYQKHTQQSAIDFVSYVINKFPFRIHTIRTDNGHEFQAKFHWHIEDQGIHHTYIKPGTPRLNGKVERSHLTDKSEFYQLLEYKNDVDLDKKLSEWENYYNMYRPHGGLLGKTPYEVLKIKLQSQPKVKNVKRGH from the coding sequence ATGGCAACCGAATCTCAGAGATGTATTCAAAAAAAAATTAAAGTTCTAAATTATGCTAAAGACTTGCATAACGTTTCCAAAGCCTGTAGATATTTTGGAATTTCAAGAGAAACCTTTTATCAGTGGAAAAAAGCATTTGATAAATATGGAGAAGAAGGCCTGATCAATAAGAAGCCAGGATTTCGTCCAGGTACTTGCCCATGGCGAACCAGCAAGGACATAGAAGACAAAATCTTGCATCTACGTACAACCTATCATTTTGGCCCGCAAAGAATCTCATGGCACTTGGAACGTTATCTTGCCATAAAAATTACCGCTGCTGCCGTATATTATGTTTTAAAACGAAATAGGATGAATAAACTACCTGAAAATCAAAGAAAACGTTCCATTCCTTCATCATTTATTCGGTATGAAAAAAAGGTTCCAGGACATCACGTTCAAATCGACGTGAAATTCTTATTTTTTTATAATCAACAAGGTAAAAGATTTCAATATACCGCCATTGACGATGCATCTCGAATACGTGCTTTAAAAATATATCAAAAACATACTCAGCAGTCCGCTATTGACTTCGTTAGTTACGTTATCAATAAATTTCCATTTCGAATTCATACAATTCGAACTGATAATGGCCATGAGTTTCAAGCGAAATTTCACTGGCATATCGAAGATCAGGGAATCCATCATACATATATTAAGCCTGGCACACCGAGATTAAATGGAAAGGTTGAGCGTTCTCATCTTACTGATAAATCCGAATTTTATCAACTTCTTGAATATAAGAATGATGTTGATTTAGATAAAAAGTTATCAGAATGGGAAAATTATTATAATATGTACCGACCTCATGGAGGACTTTTAGGGAAAACGCCTTACGAAGTTCTTAAAATTAAATTGCAATCTCAACCAAAGGTAAAAAATGTTAAGCGAGGTCATTAG
- a CDS encoding class I SAM-dependent methyltransferase, with product MYPKLELIPHPEYPEQYQICKRTGVCFYKPAKTREYKDSYFLEEYKNQYNKTYYEDETSLRELAQKRLGILGRFQDPKHSTLFELGSAAGFFLDEAKKAGYQVSGLEISPAEVEYSRNTLGLDVLRASFLEENVLKGSSFDVVAAFFVVEHFPDADFVFEKLTGLVKSRGFLFLGLPSLYGPTFQTNPKEWFRTHPEDHFWDYSPASLKKMLKGYGFTTEYKKPMSYHPSRDRGWRGKTLSHRLFARLSDLTCYGDTFHLIAQKQHT from the coding sequence ATGTATCCCAAACTCGAACTCATTCCCCATCCGGAATATCCGGAACAATATCAAATCTGCAAACGAACCGGGGTTTGTTTTTATAAACCCGCCAAAACACGAGAATACAAGGATTCTTACTTTTTAGAAGAATATAAAAATCAATACAACAAGACGTATTACGAAGACGAAACCTCTCTTCGAGAGCTCGCTCAAAAGAGACTCGGAATATTGGGTCGCTTTCAAGATCCGAAACATTCCACACTTTTTGAATTGGGTTCGGCTGCGGGATTCTTTTTGGACGAGGCAAAGAAGGCGGGCTATCAAGTCAGCGGTTTGGAGATTTCCCCCGCAGAAGTGGAGTATTCTCGAAATACTCTCGGTCTGGATGTTCTCCGTGCTTCCTTTTTAGAGGAGAATGTTCTGAAAGGAAGTTCTTTCGATGTGGTTGCGGCCTTCTTTGTGGTGGAACACTTTCCGGACGCGGACTTTGTTTTTGAAAAGTTAACCGGTCTTGTCAAGTCCAGGGGCTTTTTGTTTCTGGGTTTGCCCTCTCTGTACGGTCCGACGTTTCAGACCAATCCGAAAGAATGGTTTCGTACACATCCGGAAGACCATTTTTGGGATTACAGCCCAGCCTCCTTGAAAAAAATGTTGAAAGGATACGGTTTTACAACTGAGTATAAGAAACCGATGTCCTACCACCCGTCCCGAGATAGGGGTTGGAGAGGAAAAACCCTGAGTCACCGTCTTTTTGCACGTCTCTCAGACCTCACCTGCTACGGTGATACATTCCACTTAATCGCTCAGAAGCAGCACACATGA
- a CDS encoding ATP/GTP-binding protein yields the protein MIPAKSRSMKDHIIQSVEGKSTEALPLVIIYGANASGKTNLVRAFRFLRKIILQGTPADQNIQITPHKLDPITEKSPTKFEIIFKHNNVVYTYGFLLNSKIILEEWLFGYYTSQESKIFERITKGDEAIVEVEAGQRLISDVESAEFIKYVAKGTRPNQLFLTEGNDKNIKLFKPIFEWIREKLIIIGPESQYRTLAFRAFKDKKFIEYLSKFLQVADTGINKIQCEAEVFDPDKHLSGLPSQFRSKIMDDVNSKSSQYISIGTPDSKVAISKNEKDNSLTFLKLKTEHTRTDGEAVLFDIKEESDGTQRLMDLAPMFVDMGDESRVVIIDELDRSLHTHLSRLFIQSCLERVSEKKATDQFIVTSHDTNLLDRSLLRRDEILFMEKDKAGASHLSSLAEYNVSEGLNFENGYLNGRFGAIPIIKNTF from the coding sequence ATGATTCCAGCAAAAAGCCGATCAATGAAGGATCATATTATTCAAAGTGTGGAGGGAAAATCTACAGAAGCTCTTCCTTTAGTAATTATATACGGGGCAAATGCGAGCGGTAAAACAAACTTAGTTAGGGCTTTTCGATTTCTTAGAAAAATCATCTTACAAGGAACCCCTGCTGATCAAAATATTCAAATTACTCCACACAAACTTGACCCAATTACCGAGAAAAGTCCAACTAAATTTGAAATAATATTCAAACACAATAATGTAGTGTATACTTATGGGTTTTTGTTAAATTCTAAAATAATTTTAGAAGAATGGTTATTTGGATATTATACTTCGCAAGAATCAAAAATATTTGAAAGAATTACAAAAGGAGATGAGGCGATTGTTGAAGTTGAAGCGGGTCAAAGGTTAATTTCTGACGTTGAAAGTGCTGAATTTATTAAATATGTAGCGAAAGGCACAAGACCAAATCAACTATTTTTAACAGAAGGTAATGATAAAAATATCAAATTATTTAAACCTATTTTCGAATGGATACGCGAAAAATTAATAATCATTGGCCCGGAATCGCAATATCGAACTTTAGCATTTCGAGCTTTTAAAGATAAAAAATTTATAGAGTATTTATCTAAATTCCTTCAGGTCGCTGATACAGGAATTAATAAAATTCAATGTGAAGCAGAAGTATTTGATCCAGATAAGCACCTATCTGGACTTCCATCACAATTTAGATCGAAAATTATGGACGATGTAAATTCTAAATCATCGCAGTATATATCCATTGGTACGCCCGATTCGAAAGTGGCAATATCAAAGAATGAAAAAGACAACTCTCTAACTTTCCTCAAATTAAAAACTGAGCATACAAGGACGGACGGTGAAGCAGTTCTTTTTGACATTAAGGAAGAATCTGACGGAACTCAAAGGTTAATGGATTTGGCACCTATGTTTGTAGATATGGGAGATGAATCTAGGGTGGTCATCATTGACGAACTTGATAGAAGTCTTCATACTCATTTATCAAGACTTTTTATTCAATCATGTCTTGAAAGAGTTTCAGAAAAAAAAGCTACAGATCAGTTTATCGTCACCTCACATGATACTAATTTACTTGATCGCAGTTTATTGCGTCGAGATGAAATATTATTTATGGAAAAAGATAAAGCTGGAGCCAGTCATTTGTCTAGTTTAGCTGAATATAATGTTAGCGAAGGATTAAATTTTGAAAATGGATATCTAAATGGCAGATTTGGTGCTATTCCAATTATAAAAAATACATTCTGA
- a CDS encoding IS481 family transposase has translation MTTAQKIIKNKVGLLKLAETLGNVSKACNVMGYSRDSFYRFQELYEKGGELALQDLSRRKPNPKNRIEPEKEEAVKKMAIDFPAYGQQRASNELKKQGIIVAPATVRSVWVRHDLETFQKRLKALEAFMAQGNSPVLTESQVQALERRKLEKQVEGEIETEHPGYLGCQDTYYVGTIKGVGRIYQQTFIDSYSKVAMAKLYDRKNALVAADMLNDKVIPWFEEEGLRLLRILTDRGTEYCGNREHHEFQLFLALEDIDHSKTKARHPQSNGICERFHRTIQDEFYAIAFRKKVYSSIEDLQKDLDHWIDSYNNERTHQGKYCFGKTPFQTFLDTKELAKNKYLDNLQFS, from the coding sequence ATGACAACGGCACAAAAAATAATCAAGAACAAGGTAGGTCTTTTGAAGTTAGCAGAGACCTTAGGGAACGTCTCAAAGGCGTGTAACGTTATGGGCTATTCACGGGATAGTTTCTATCGTTTTCAAGAGTTATATGAGAAAGGAGGCGAACTCGCTCTCCAGGATCTGAGTAGACGTAAACCGAATCCTAAAAATCGTATCGAACCTGAAAAAGAAGAAGCGGTAAAAAAAATGGCGATCGACTTTCCTGCTTACGGTCAACAGAGAGCATCGAATGAATTGAAAAAACAAGGAATCATAGTAGCACCTGCGACCGTTCGTAGTGTATGGGTTCGTCACGATCTGGAGACCTTTCAAAAAAGACTGAAGGCTTTAGAGGCGTTCATGGCTCAAGGGAATTCTCCCGTATTAACCGAATCACAAGTGCAGGCATTAGAAAGAAGAAAATTAGAAAAGCAAGTTGAAGGTGAGATAGAAACAGAACACCCAGGATACTTGGGATGTCAGGATACGTATTACGTGGGCACAATCAAAGGCGTAGGAAGGATTTACCAACAGACCTTTATCGATTCCTATTCTAAAGTGGCGATGGCAAAACTTTACGATAGAAAAAATGCTTTAGTAGCAGCCGATATGTTAAACGACAAAGTGATTCCTTGGTTCGAAGAAGAAGGCCTTCGCTTGTTGAGAATTTTAACGGATAGAGGGACCGAGTATTGCGGAAATAGAGAACACCATGAATTTCAGTTGTTCCTTGCTTTGGAAGATATAGACCATTCAAAAACAAAAGCAAGGCATCCTCAATCTAATGGAATTTGTGAAAGATTTCACCGAACCATTCAAGACGAATTTTATGCCATTGCTTTCAGGAAAAAGGTATACAGCTCGATTGAAGATTTGCAAAAAGATTTGGATCACTGGATCGATTCTTATAATAACGAAAGAACACATCAAGGCAAGTATTGTTTTGGTAAAACCCCATTCCAGACTTTTCTTGACACGAAGGAGTTAGCTAAGAATAAGTATCTCGACAACTTACAATTTTCGTAA